TTAGGATCTAAATAGAAGGTGAAGGGAAGAAGTAAGATTATTCCCATAGAGGAAGTTATGCCTGGTAAAGCTCCGACAATTATTCCTCCCAGCGTTCCTATAAACATTAGCAAGATGTTTGAAGGCTGTAAAGCTATCCTTATTCCCTCAATCCAGTAACTTGTCATTTTATGACCTCCTTTTTATAAAGAGGCTTTTAAAATAAGGAGAAGGAAGGTAAGGAAACCTTGAAGATGTTGTGGAATATGTAATAAACTATCACCGTTACAGTTATGCTTATTAATATTGCTGTAGATGTTTTCTTAAACTCGAATAGATACATTGTTATTAACATTAATAGAGGGGTTAAGTATAGGAAGCCTATATAATCTACCAAGTAAACGTAGGCGAGACTTACCCCTATTAAGAGGAGAACCCTTTTTAATGATTCCCAAGAATAAAGCTTCTTGATTGGTGATGGATGTAAAGTTTCCTGAAGAAGTAGTAGAAAACCACATATTATTAATCCTATGCTGATTATTCTTGGGTAGTCTCCAGGTCCTATTCCTAATGGAGATTTAGGCATACCAAGCGTAGTTAGTAATATCAAAAAACCGACTAAAATTATACCTATATCTATTCCTATATTTAGATTAAACCGTTTCATCTATAAAGCCTCCTATATAAGCCTCCCCCCTATCCTTTAAGGATAGGGGGGTTAAATTAACATTACTTATACTTGTTTCCTAGCTTATTAGCTTTAATCAGGTCCTCGTAATATTTATCGTAATCCTGTATAAGTTTTGCAAAGTCAGCTGGATTTTTATAATCTATGGTTAGCGATAACTCTTTTGCTTTGCTTTGAAATTCTGGATCCTTAATGCACTTGGAGATAATCTCATGAAGCTTGTCTACAATCTCTTTTGGAGTTCCCTTCTGCAAGGCTACTCCTCTCCACATACCAAACTGAAAATCAAAGCCTTGCTCTTTAGCTGTAGGTACATCAGGATATTTATCAAGCCTCTTTGTTCCAAATACTCCTAAGATCCTGAGTTGACCAGCATCAACGTTTGAAAGCCCTTCAGGTGCTGCCCCCATATAAGAATTTATATGGCCTCCTACAAGAGCGGTAACTGCTGGTCCTCCTCCTTCAAAAGGTACGTGTACAAGTTTGATTTTGGCGAAGCTCTCAAAGGCTAAAGCTGCAAGGTGAGTTCCTCCTCCTGCACCACCGTTTCCTATGGTTACTTTCCCAGGATTTTGCTTAGCATACTCTACGTACTCTTTAAGGTCCTTCCATGGAGCATCTTTCTTAACAAGTATGTAGCATGGGTCATTTACAACTAGAGCGACAGGTTCAAAGGAGTTCGCGTCAAACTGAACAGGGTCCATATGAGATTTAATAATTATTGGAGCTGCAAGAGAAAGTAAGGTGTAACCATCAGCCTTTGCTCTTAAAAACTCCATCGTTCCAGGGACAGCTCCTCCACCGGGAAGGTTAGCTACTACCAAGGGATGTCCACCGGAGTATTTTGGAAATACAGCAGCTATGGCTCTGAAAAGAACATCGGTAGCTCCACCTGCGGCCCAGGGAACAATTATAGTAACAGGTTTTGTGGGGTAATCTGCTGCGAAAGCTCCTGATGCTAAAAGGAAAGTAATGGACAAAACCAAAGCTAATAATTTTTTAGTATTCATACTATCTTCCCTCCTTTCTGGTATACTGGACTAACCAATTGTATCATACAACTAATCTTTTATTGTGTCAAGATTAGGAACTTAATTTAAAGACCTAGAATTGAAGAAATATATTATTTATTTTGATATAAACACAGGAGTTTCGGGGACTTTACTTAGGAGGAAAACTTTAAGGGGCGGGAGTGATCGCTCCCGCCCCTTAAGATATCTTATCCAAGGTACTCCTTCAGTAGTTTTACGTTTTTTTCTATTAGGTCTGGAATGGGAAGCTGATAAGGGCATCTTGTAGCACAAACACCGCATTTTGTACAAGTTTGTGCTTTAAGGTAGGGGTCGTAAAACCATTTCTCTCTTAAATATTCTTTTGGAAACCTTTTTACAAAGGAGTCTGCTCTTATTATTGTTGATATGGGTATCCCTTGCGGGCAGGGTTGGCAGTAATCGCATCTTCTGCAGAATGTTTGTCCTAATTCCTTTCTTATTTTTTCGATTTCTTTGATTTCTTCTTCAGTTAGAGGAGAAAGCTCGTGTAGGAGTCTTATGTTCTCCTCTACTTCTTCTAATCTCTCCATCCCTGGATCTGGTAGTATATAGTCATTTTGAAGCACAAACTTCAAAGATAATGTTGGATTTGGGACTACACCTCCTCCCATAGGTTTCATAGCTATGATGCCGATGTCCTTTTCTTTGGCTAAAGGGAAGAGCTTTTTCTCAGCTTCGGTTTCTATGAAGTTGTAACATACTTGGATTACATCAAATTTGTCTGTATTTACAAGTTCTATTGCTATATTTATGTTATGTGTAGATGCAGCTATAAAGTCTAT
The Synergistota bacterium genome window above contains:
- a CDS encoding aldo/keto reductase, which encodes MKMKRLGRTNIEAFPIAFGGIPIQRVREEEAIKVIRRAIELGVNFIDTARAYSDSEIKIGKALKGIDKKIFLSSKSFGRTKDEIYADVKVSLKNLNVKKIDVYHMHNINDKETINKVLSPNGAYYGLLKAKEEGLIDFIAASTHNINIAIELVNTDKFDVIQVCYNFIETEAEKKLFPLAKEKDIGIIAMKPMGGGVVPNPTLSLKFVLQNDYILPDPGMERLEEVEENIRLLHELSPLTEEEIKEIEKIRKELGQTFCRRCDYCQPCPQGIPISTIIRADSFVKRFPKEYLREKWFYDPYLKAQTCTKCGVCATRCPYQLPIPDLIEKNVKLLKEYLG
- a CDS encoding tripartite tricarboxylate transporter TctB family protein, which encodes MKRFNLNIGIDIGIILVGFLILLTTLGMPKSPLGIGPGDYPRIISIGLIICGFLLLLQETLHPSPIKKLYSWESLKRVLLLIGVSLAYVYLVDYIGFLYLTPLLMLITMYLFEFKKTSTAILISITVTVIVYYIFHNIFKVSLPSFSLF
- a CDS encoding tripartite tricarboxylate transporter substrate binding protein, with product MNTKKLLALVLSITFLLASGAFAADYPTKPVTIIVPWAAGGATDVLFRAIAAVFPKYSGGHPLVVANLPGGGAVPGTMEFLRAKADGYTLLSLAAPIIIKSHMDPVQFDANSFEPVALVVNDPCYILVKKDAPWKDLKEYVEYAKQNPGKVTIGNGGAGGGTHLAALAFESFAKIKLVHVPFEGGGPAVTALVGGHINSYMGAAPEGLSNVDAGQLRILGVFGTKRLDKYPDVPTAKEQGFDFQFGMWRGVALQKGTPKEIVDKLHEIISKCIKDPEFQSKAKELSLTIDYKNPADFAKLIQDYDKYYEDLIKANKLGNKYK